From a single Mesorhizobium shangrilense genomic region:
- a CDS encoding phosphodiester glycosidase family protein produces MKTRYLAGLLTVVLVVSLALIWWRPPVRPPIVVGGELPGPCRNLDFDAVPYVVCEIDPRGYDVAVFLKGSGGKAFGSLETFDKAMSAQGRPILLAMNAGMYHEDLAPVGLLVENGQEVAPLNLADGAGNFFLKPNGVFMIGKDGKAAVMETTAFAAAKPEAMFATQSGPMLVIDGQIHPRFEENGTSRFIRNGVGVRVNGTIVLAISRSQVSLGSFARLFRDALQCPNALFFDGAISALSDGSRMIVGGKFPAGPIIAVSAKRE; encoded by the coding sequence ATGAAAACCAGATACCTCGCCGGATTGCTGACCGTCGTTCTTGTTGTTTCGCTGGCTTTGATCTGGTGGCGTCCCCCGGTGCGACCGCCCATTGTGGTCGGCGGCGAATTGCCTGGGCCTTGCCGCAATCTCGATTTCGACGCTGTCCCCTATGTCGTCTGCGAGATTGACCCTCGCGGTTACGACGTTGCTGTCTTCCTCAAGGGCAGTGGCGGCAAGGCCTTCGGCTCGCTGGAGACATTCGACAAGGCGATGTCGGCGCAGGGCAGGCCGATCCTGCTGGCCATGAACGCCGGCATGTATCACGAGGACCTGGCGCCGGTCGGACTTCTCGTCGAAAACGGGCAGGAGGTAGCGCCGCTCAACCTCGCCGACGGCGCCGGCAATTTCTTCCTGAAGCCCAATGGCGTCTTCATGATCGGAAAGGACGGCAAAGCGGCGGTCATGGAAACGACGGCATTCGCCGCCGCGAAGCCCGAGGCGATGTTCGCCACCCAGTCCGGCCCGATGCTGGTCATCGATGGCCAGATCCATCCGCGTTTCGAAGAGAACGGCACATCGCGTTTCATCCGCAACGGTGTTGGCGTCCGGGTCAACGGCACCATCGTGCTGGCGATCTCGCGTTCGCAGGTCAGTCTCGGCAGCTTCGCGCGCCTGTTCCGCGACGCGCTCCAGTGCCCCAATGCGCTGTTTTTTGACGGAGCTATTTCGGCGCTCTCCGATGGCAGCAGGATGATCGTTGGCGGAAAGTTTCCCGCCGGCCCGATCATCGCCGTGTCGGCGAAGCGCGAGTGA
- the rpsD gene encoding 30S ribosomal protein S4, producing the protein MSKRESAKYKIDRRLGENIWGRPKSPVNKREYGPGQHGQRRKGKLSDFGLQLRAKQKLKGHYGDVSEKQFRKVYEEADRRKGDTSENLIGLLESRLDAVVYRAKFVPTIFAARQFVNHGHVNVNGKRVNIGSYRCKPGDVVEVREKSKQLVIVLEAVGLAERDVPDYIEADHNKMVATFSRIPGLADVPFAVQMEPNLVVEFYSR; encoded by the coding sequence ATGAGCAAGCGCGAATCCGCGAAGTACAAGATCGACCGCCGTCTCGGCGAAAACATCTGGGGCCGCCCGAAGTCCCCGGTCAACAAGCGTGAATATGGCCCGGGCCAGCACGGCCAGCGCCGCAAGGGCAAGCTTTCCGATTTCGGCCTGCAGCTGCGCGCCAAGCAGAAGCTGAAGGGTCACTATGGCGACGTTTCGGAAAAGCAGTTCCGCAAGGTCTATGAAGAGGCCGACCGCCGCAAGGGCGACACCTCCGAGAACCTGATCGGCCTGCTCGAGTCGCGTCTGGACGCGGTCGTCTATCGCGCCAAGTTCGTGCCGACCATTTTCGCTGCCCGTCAGTTCGTCAACCACGGCCACGTCAACGTCAACGGCAAGCGCGTCAACATCGGTTCGTACCGCTGCAAGCCGGGCGACGTCGTTGAAGTGCGCGAGAAGTCGAAGCAACTGGTCATCGTTCTGGAAGCGGTGGGCCTGGCCGAGCGCGACGTGCCCGATTACATCGAAGCCGATCACAACAAGATGGTCGCGACCTTCTCGCGCATCCCCGGCCTGGCCGACGTTCCGTTCGCGGTGCAGATGGAACCGAACCTGGTCGTCGAATTCTATTCGCGCTGA
- a CDS encoding RNA methyltransferase: MPTTEDATTIPAAGPAIILVEPQLGENIGMVARAMANFGLVELRLVNPRDGWPSEKARAAASRADHVIDAVRVFDDLAAALADLNFVFATTARQRDGFKSVRGPVEAGRMLRARHAMGQRTGILFGRERFGLYNDEVGLADEIVTFPVDPDFSSLNIAQAALLMSYEWMKSGLEDETKTNFSGPDMKPASKEELHGLFAYLEGALEARGYFRPAPKKPKMVDNLRAVLTRASFAEPELKVLRGIISSLDRFSPAMPRGDGSPGDDPRRLPAAAARARKAEAAGLAAPDANGDDNDTPPAGGRGTDND, encoded by the coding sequence ATGCCAACCACTGAAGACGCCACCACCATTCCAGCCGCCGGCCCGGCGATCATCCTCGTCGAACCTCAGCTTGGCGAGAATATCGGCATGGTCGCACGCGCCATGGCCAATTTCGGCTTGGTCGAGCTGCGCCTCGTCAATCCGCGTGATGGCTGGCCGAGCGAGAAGGCGCGCGCGGCTGCAAGCCGCGCCGACCACGTTATCGACGCGGTCAGGGTATTCGACGATCTGGCCGCCGCGCTTGCCGACCTGAATTTTGTTTTCGCCACCACGGCAAGGCAGCGTGACGGCTTCAAATCTGTGCGCGGCCCGGTGGAAGCGGGCAGGATGCTGCGCGCCCGTCATGCAATGGGGCAACGCACAGGCATCCTGTTCGGGCGCGAACGCTTCGGCCTCTATAATGACGAGGTCGGTCTTGCCGACGAGATCGTCACCTTTCCGGTCGATCCTGATTTTTCCTCGCTCAACATCGCCCAGGCGGCCTTGTTGATGTCCTACGAGTGGATGAAGTCCGGCCTCGAGGACGAGACCAAAACCAATTTCTCCGGCCCCGACATGAAGCCGGCAAGCAAGGAAGAGCTGCACGGCCTGTTCGCCTATCTCGAAGGCGCACTCGAAGCGCGCGGCTACTTCCGCCCCGCGCCGAAGAAGCCGAAGATGGTCGACAATCTGCGCGCGGTGCTGACGCGCGCCAGCTTCGCCGAGCCGGAGCTGAAGGTTCTGCGCGGCATCATCTCGTCGCTCGACAGGTTCTCGCCGGCGATGCCGCGTGGCGATGGATCTCCCGGCGACGATCCAAGACGCTTGCCAGCAGCGGCGGCGCGCGCCCGCAAGGCGGAAGCGGCTGGCCTGGCGGCGCCCGACGCCAATGGCGACGACAATGACACGCCGCCGGCGGGCGGTAGGGGAACCGACAATGACTGA
- the purL gene encoding phosphoribosylformylglycinamidine synthase subunit PurL codes for MTISNSVPITPELIAAHGLKPDEYQRILDLVGREPSFTELGIFSAMWNEHCSYKSSKKWLRTLPTTGPQVIQGPGENAGVVDIGDGDCVVFKMESHNHPSYIEPYQGAATGVGGILRDVFTMGARPIAAMNALRFGAPDHPKTRHLVSGVVSGVGGYGNAFGVPTVGGEVNFDARYNGNILVNAFAAGLAKTDAIFLSEAKGVGLPVVYLGAKTGRDGVGGATMASAEFDDKIDEKRPTVQVGDPFTEKCLLEACLELMASGAVIAIQDMGAAGLTCSAVEMGAKGDLGIELDLDKVPVREERMSAYEMMLSESQERMLMVLRPEKEKEAEAIFHKWGLDFAIVGKTTDDLRFRILHQGDEVANLPIKDLGDKAPEYDRPWTEPKKAAPLAANDVPQADVADALLKLLGGPDLSSRRWVWEQYDTLIQGNSLQLPGGDAGVVRVEGHPTKALAFSSDVTPRYCEADPYEGGKQAVVECWRNLTATGALPLAATDNLNFGNPERPEIMGQLVGAVKGIGDACRALGFPIVSGNVSLYNETNGQGILPTPTIGGVGLIADWSKMVRTGFAAEGQMILLVGAPACWGTHLGQSVYLRDIHGRTDGPPPPVDLEHEKRVGDHVRALIASGIVTAAHDVSDGGIAVALAEMAMASGIGATVPGLVGTDPIPVWFGEDQGRYLLTLSVDPHGDEWDAIRKQQGELGIFAPWIGSTGGSELKLGEARAIPVSELAAAHEGWFPRFMDQAS; via the coding sequence ATGACCATTTCCAATTCCGTGCCGATCACCCCCGAGCTCATTGCCGCGCATGGGCTGAAGCCCGACGAGTATCAGCGCATTCTCGACCTTGTCGGCCGCGAACCGAGCTTTACCGAACTCGGCATCTTCTCGGCGATGTGGAACGAGCACTGCTCCTACAAATCCTCGAAGAAGTGGCTGCGCACCCTGCCGACCACTGGCCCCCAGGTGATCCAGGGCCCCGGCGAGAATGCCGGCGTGGTCGACATCGGTGACGGCGATTGCGTCGTCTTCAAGATGGAGAGCCACAACCATCCGTCCTACATCGAGCCCTATCAGGGTGCGGCGACTGGCGTTGGCGGCATCCTGCGCGACGTCTTCACCATGGGCGCGCGGCCGATCGCGGCGATGAATGCGCTGCGCTTCGGCGCGCCGGACCATCCCAAGACCCGGCACCTCGTCTCAGGCGTGGTTTCCGGCGTCGGCGGCTATGGCAACGCCTTCGGCGTGCCGACGGTTGGCGGCGAGGTCAATTTCGACGCCCGCTATAATGGCAACATCCTGGTCAACGCCTTTGCGGCAGGCCTTGCCAAGACAGACGCTATCTTCCTGTCGGAAGCCAAGGGCGTCGGCCTGCCGGTCGTCTATCTCGGTGCCAAGACCGGCCGCGACGGCGTCGGCGGCGCCACCATGGCGTCCGCCGAATTCGACGACAAGATCGACGAGAAGCGCCCGACCGTGCAGGTCGGCGATCCCTTCACCGAGAAATGCCTGCTGGAGGCGTGCCTCGAACTGATGGCCTCGGGCGCCGTCATCGCCATCCAGGACATGGGAGCGGCCGGCCTGACCTGCTCGGCGGTCGAAATGGGTGCCAAAGGCGACCTCGGCATCGAGCTCGATCTCGACAAGGTGCCGGTGCGCGAAGAGCGCATGAGCGCCTACGAGATGATGCTTTCGGAAAGCCAGGAGCGCATGCTGATGGTGCTGCGCCCCGAAAAGGAAAAGGAAGCCGAGGCAATCTTCCACAAATGGGGGCTCGACTTCGCCATCGTGGGCAAGACGACCGACGATCTGCGTTTTCGTATCCTGCATCAGGGCGACGAGGTCGCCAACCTGCCGATCAAGGACCTTGGCGACAAGGCGCCGGAGTACGACCGCCCCTGGACCGAGCCGAAGAAGGCGGCACCGCTTGCGGCGAATGATGTTCCGCAGGCCGATGTCGCCGATGCCTTGCTGAAACTGCTGGGCGGACCGGATCTTTCGTCGCGCCGCTGGGTCTGGGAGCAGTACGACACACTGATCCAGGGCAATTCGCTGCAGCTTCCCGGCGGCGATGCCGGCGTGGTGCGCGTCGAAGGCCATCCGACCAAGGCGCTTGCCTTCTCATCCGACGTGACGCCACGCTATTGCGAAGCCGATCCCTATGAGGGTGGCAAGCAGGCGGTGGTCGAATGCTGGCGCAACCTGACCGCTACGGGAGCGCTGCCTCTCGCCGCCACCGACAACCTGAATTTCGGCAATCCGGAACGGCCGGAGATCATGGGGCAGCTGGTCGGCGCGGTGAAAGGCATAGGCGACGCCTGCCGCGCGCTCGGCTTCCCGATCGTCTCCGGCAATGTCTCGCTCTACAACGAGACCAATGGCCAGGGCATCCTGCCGACGCCGACGATTGGTGGCGTCGGATTGATCGCCGACTGGTCGAAGATGGTGCGGACCGGTTTCGCCGCCGAGGGCCAGATGATCCTGCTGGTCGGCGCTCCCGCTTGCTGGGGAACGCATCTCGGCCAGTCGGTCTATTTGAGAGACATCCACGGCCGCACCGACGGCCCGCCGCCGCCGGTCGATCTCGAGCATGAGAAGCGCGTCGGCGACCATGTCCGCGCCTTGATCGCATCGGGCATCGTCACGGCGGCTCATGACGTTTCCGATGGTGGCATCGCCGTGGCGCTGGCCGAAATGGCGATGGCGTCAGGCATTGGTGCGACCGTTCCCGGGCTTGTCGGCACCGATCCGATCCCGGTCTGGTTCGGCGAGGACCAGGGCCGCTATCTCCTGACGCTGTCGGTCGATCCGCACGGCGACGAGTGGGACGCCATTCGCAAGCAGCAGGGCGAGCTTGGTATCTTCGCGCCTTGGATCGGCTCGACCGGTGGCAGCGAGCTGAAGCTTGGCGAGGCGCGCGCGATACCGGTCAGCGAATTGGCCGCGGCCCATGAAGGCTGGTTCCCGCGCTTCATGGATCAGGCCAGTTGA
- a CDS encoding DUF3008 family protein has product MPAKSKAQQKAAGAALSAKRGETKKSELIGASREMYDSMSEKQLEEFAETKRKGLPEKKSKD; this is encoded by the coding sequence ATGCCAGCCAAATCAAAAGCCCAGCAGAAAGCCGCCGGCGCGGCCCTGTCCGCCAAGCGCGGCGAGACCAAGAAGAGCGAACTGATCGGTGCGTCTCGGGAGATGTACGACTCGATGAGCGAAAAGCAGCTCGAGGAATTCGCCGAGACCAAGCGCAAGGGGCTGCCGGAGAAGAAGTCGAAGGACTGA
- a CDS encoding NAD(P)-dependent oxidoreductase yields the protein MKIALIGASGFVGAAVLKEVLARGHSVTAIVRNPSKLAPQAGVVAVKADVTDSKQLAAALAGHDVVISAFNGGWGDPEIYDKHLSGSRAIVAAAKAAGVRLIIVGGAGSLHAPDGSQFVDSPHFPEAYRDGARAARDALAEIRKEKGLEWSFLSPAVHMAPGQRTGKFRLGGDQPVLDKKGESHISVEDLAVALVNEAERPQHKGERFTLGY from the coding sequence ATGAAAATTGCTCTCATTGGCGCATCCGGTTTCGTCGGTGCCGCGGTGCTCAAGGAAGTCCTCGCGCGTGGCCACTCCGTCACCGCGATCGTACGCAATCCGTCCAAGCTGGCGCCACAGGCGGGCGTCGTTGCCGTCAAGGCTGATGTCACCGACAGCAAGCAGTTGGCGGCGGCTCTGGCGGGCCATGACGTGGTCATTTCCGCGTTCAACGGCGGCTGGGGCGATCCGGAAATCTATGACAAGCATCTGTCTGGATCGCGGGCGATCGTGGCGGCGGCAAAGGCCGCGGGCGTGCGCCTGATCATCGTCGGCGGCGCCGGCAGCCTGCACGCACCCGACGGCAGCCAGTTCGTCGATTCGCCGCACTTTCCCGAAGCGTACCGGGATGGCGCCCGCGCCGCTCGCGACGCGCTTGCCGAAATCCGCAAGGAGAAGGGTCTCGAGTGGTCATTCCTGTCTCCCGCGGTCCACATGGCACCAGGACAGAGGACAGGGAAATTCCGTCTCGGCGGCGACCAGCCTGTGCTGGACAAAAAGGGCGAGAGCCACATCTCGGTCGAGGATCTCGCCGTCGCGCTCGTCAACGAAGCCGAAAGGCCCCAGCATAAAGGTGAGCGCTTCACGCTAGGCTACTGA
- a CDS encoding multidrug effflux MFS transporter, whose amino-acid sequence MDQPTVAPQSASKLPIPRWEFIALCAALMALNSLAIDIMLPALQQIGASLGVENENHRQYVVTAYILGFGGGQLFFGPISDRFGRRAPLVAGLVIYVAAAAAAAVAPSFETLLLCRVVQGIGAAATRVIAVSIVRDTFDGRRMAEVMSLIFMVFMAIPVIAPGIGQFIMLFATWHWIFITMAVGALFVSAWSLLRLPETLHPEYRRPLTASSILGGFRIVLTNRIALCYAFASTFVFAAMFGFIASAQQIYVDIFHVGEMFPVIFAGVAGVLAFSNYLNSRLVGRIGMRRLSQSALLLFLVISLAWLVVSLEIKMPLWLFVTFFASAMLPFGALGANFNALAMEPLGALAGTASSILGFMQTFLGGILGTLIGQAFNGTVTPLAAGFCSVSVAALLMILLAERGKMFQPHNPPVSGHVTDLH is encoded by the coding sequence GTGGACCAGCCAACCGTAGCGCCGCAATCGGCAAGCAAACTGCCCATTCCGCGCTGGGAGTTCATCGCGCTGTGCGCGGCGCTGATGGCGCTGAATTCGCTGGCCATCGACATCATGCTGCCGGCCCTGCAGCAGATCGGTGCCTCGCTTGGCGTCGAGAATGAAAACCACCGCCAATATGTGGTCACGGCCTATATTCTGGGCTTTGGCGGCGGGCAGCTTTTCTTCGGGCCGATCTCCGACCGCTTCGGACGCCGCGCGCCGCTGGTCGCCGGGCTGGTGATCTATGTTGCGGCGGCCGCCGCGGCCGCCGTCGCGCCAAGCTTCGAAACACTTCTGCTGTGCCGGGTCGTGCAGGGCATCGGTGCGGCCGCGACCCGCGTCATTGCAGTCTCGATCGTGCGCGATACGTTCGACGGCCGGCGCATGGCCGAGGTGATGTCGCTGATCTTCATGGTGTTCATGGCCATTCCGGTCATCGCTCCCGGCATCGGCCAGTTCATCATGCTGTTCGCGACGTGGCATTGGATCTTCATCACCATGGCGGTGGGGGCACTGTTCGTCTCCGCCTGGTCGCTGCTGCGCCTGCCGGAAACGCTGCATCCTGAATACCGCCGGCCGCTGACGGCATCATCCATTCTTGGCGGTTTTCGCATCGTGCTCACCAATCGCATCGCGCTCTGCTACGCCTTTGCCAGCACCTTCGTCTTCGCCGCGATGTTCGGCTTCATCGCCTCGGCACAGCAGATCTACGTCGACATATTCCACGTCGGCGAGATGTTCCCGGTCATCTTCGCGGGTGTCGCCGGCGTGCTCGCCTTCTCCAACTATCTGAACTCGCGCCTTGTCGGTCGCATCGGCATGCGCCGCCTGTCGCAAAGCGCGCTGCTGCTGTTTCTGGTCATCAGCCTCGCCTGGCTGGTCGTGTCGCTGGAAATAAAGATGCCGCTTTGGCTATTCGTCACCTTCTTTGCCAGCGCCATGCTTCCATTCGGTGCACTCGGCGCCAATTTCAACGCCCTGGCGATGGAGCCGCTGGGTGCGCTGGCCGGCACGGCGTCATCCATCCTGGGTTTCATGCAGACGTTTCTCGGCGGCATTCTCGGCACGCTGATCGGCCAGGCCTTCAACGGCACGGTGACGCCGCTCGCCGCCGGCTTCTGCAGCGTGTCGGTGGCGGCGCTGCTGATGATCCTGCTTGCCGAGCGGGGCAAGATGTTCCAGCCGCACAACCCACCTGTTTCAGGGCACGTCACCGACCTGCACTAA
- a CDS encoding inositol monophosphatase family protein translates to MRFDDTAIDRLATLLAEAAETEIMPRFRRLGTGDIRQKTSAADLVTEADVNAERLITARLHERYPSAMIVGEEACSDNPALLQGLGDADLAFVIDPVDGTFNFASGMPLFGVMLAVVVKGETVAGIIHDPVGKDWLIGAKGAGSHIQHSYGSLEKVAIAAPVPIAEMTGSVSWQYMAEPERSRLARNQTKTLSQFAYRCAAHEYRLLASGHGHFVVYNKLMPWDHLAGALIHAEAGGYSARFDGSPYLPSHIDGGLLVAPDEESWRELRRELWAE, encoded by the coding sequence ATGAGATTTGACGATACCGCGATCGACCGGCTCGCAACCTTGCTTGCCGAGGCGGCCGAAACGGAAATCATGCCGCGTTTTCGCCGGCTGGGCACGGGCGATATCCGCCAGAAGACCTCGGCTGCGGATCTGGTGACGGAGGCGGATGTGAACGCCGAGCGGCTGATCACCGCCAGGCTGCACGAGCGCTACCCGTCGGCGATGATCGTCGGCGAGGAGGCCTGCTCTGATAATCCGGCACTGCTGCAGGGGCTCGGCGACGCCGACCTCGCTTTCGTCATCGACCCGGTCGACGGCACGTTCAATTTCGCCTCTGGCATGCCGTTGTTCGGCGTCATGCTGGCCGTGGTGGTGAAGGGCGAAACGGTAGCCGGCATCATTCACGATCCCGTCGGCAAGGACTGGCTGATCGGTGCGAAGGGCGCCGGGAGCCACATACAGCACTCTTATGGCAGCCTGGAGAAGGTTGCGATCGCAGCACCCGTGCCGATCGCGGAAATGACCGGCTCCGTCTCCTGGCAGTACATGGCCGAGCCCGAGCGCTCACGCCTGGCGCGCAACCAGACCAAGACGCTGTCGCAATTCGCCTATCGCTGCGCAGCGCACGAATACCGATTGCTGGCGAGCGGCCATGGCCACTTCGTCGTCTACAACAAGCTGATGCCTTGGGACCATCTGGCCGGCGCGCTGATCCATGCCGAGGCTGGCGGCTATTCCGCCCGCTTCGACGGCAGCCCCTATCTGCCTTCACATATCGACGGCGGCCTTCTCGTTGCGCCCGACGAGGAAAGCTGGCGGGAACTGCGCCGCGAACTCTGGGCGGAATAG
- the ttcA gene encoding tRNA 2-thiocytidine(32) synthetase TtcA codes for MNMLSEPIADVEGGFHPLFADVPSSVEFNKLRKRLLRLTRQAIEDFSMVRPGDRWLVALSGGKDSYGLLALLLDLKWRGLLPVELLACNLDQGQPNFPKHILPDYLNAHGIAHRIEYQDTYSVVTDKLPEGSTYCSLCSRLRRGHLYRIAREEGCSALVLGHHREDILETFFMNLFHGGRLAAMPPKLLNDEGDVMVLRPLSYCAEADLEKFADAMRFPIIPCDLCGSQEGLQRNAMKAMLDDIEKRMPGRKDTMLRALSNTRPSHLLDRKLFDFASLNETLGERQDNPDEI; via the coding sequence ATGAACATGTTGTCAGAGCCAATCGCCGACGTCGAAGGCGGCTTTCATCCGCTGTTCGCCGACGTGCCGTCATCGGTAGAATTCAACAAGCTGCGCAAGCGGCTGCTGCGGCTCACCCGCCAGGCGATCGAGGATTTCTCGATGGTGAGGCCAGGCGATCGCTGGCTGGTCGCGCTGTCGGGCGGCAAGGATTCCTACGGCTTGCTCGCCCTGCTGCTGGACCTCAAATGGCGCGGACTTCTGCCGGTTGAACTGCTGGCCTGCAATCTCGACCAAGGCCAGCCGAATTTTCCAAAACACATATTGCCGGACTACCTCAATGCCCATGGCATTGCGCATCGCATCGAATACCAGGACACCTATTCGGTCGTCACCGACAAGCTTCCCGAAGGCAGCACCTATTGCTCGCTGTGCTCGCGCCTGCGGCGCGGCCATCTCTATCGCATCGCGCGAGAGGAGGGGTGCTCGGCGCTGGTGCTCGGCCATCATCGCGAGGACATTCTCGAGACCTTCTTCATGAATCTCTTCCATGGCGGTCGCCTCGCCGCCATGCCGCCAAAGCTGCTCAATGACGAAGGCGACGTCATGGTGCTCAGGCCGTTGAGCTATTGCGCGGAGGCCGACCTCGAAAAATTCGCCGACGCCATGCGCTTTCCGATCATCCCTTGCGACCTCTGCGGCAGCCAGGAAGGGCTGCAGCGCAATGCCATGAAGGCAATGCTGGACGATATCGAGAAACGCATGCCCGGGCGCAAGGACACGATGCTCCGCGCGCTCTCCAACACCCGACCATCACACCTGCTCGACCGGAAGCTGTTTGATTTCGCGAGCCTCAACGAAACCCTCGGCGAACGGCAAGATAATCCCGATGAGATTTGA
- a CDS encoding BolA family transcriptional regulator, whose amino-acid sequence MAMDAHDIEKLIKQGIPDAKVTIRDLAGDGDHYAAEVVAESFRGKSRVQQHQMVYNALQGNMGGVLHALALQTSVPD is encoded by the coding sequence ATGGCAATGGATGCCCACGACATTGAAAAACTGATCAAGCAAGGCATTCCGGACGCCAAGGTGACGATTCGCGACCTGGCCGGCGACGGCGACCACTATGCGGCCGAAGTGGTGGCCGAGAGCTTTCGCGGCAAAAGTCGCGTCCAGCAGCACCAGATGGTCTACAATGCGCTGCAGGGCAATATGGGCGGCGTGCTGCATGCGCTGGCGCTGCAGACCAGCGTGCCCGACTAA
- the murI gene encoding glutamate racemase, producing MTERPILMFDSGVGGLTVLREARVLMPDRRFVYVADDAAFPYGAWEEPALSAHILGLFGSLLRKFQPEISVIPCNTASTLVIDALRQKFPGHPFVGTVPAIKPAAERTRSGLVSVLATPGTVKRQYTRDLISKWAQKCHVRLVGSDRLAPLAEIYMRQGFVDEEIVREEIAPCFVEKDGARTDIIVLGCTHYPFLANRMRKTAPWPVDWIDPAEAIARRAMSLLAPVDGPLPEGEPDIAVFTSGKVDFATSRLMQGFGLRVA from the coding sequence ATGACTGAGCGGCCGATCCTGATGTTCGATTCCGGCGTCGGCGGCCTTACCGTGCTGCGCGAAGCGCGCGTGTTGATGCCCGATCGCCGCTTTGTCTATGTCGCCGATGACGCTGCTTTCCCCTATGGCGCATGGGAGGAGCCAGCCCTCAGCGCTCATATCCTTGGCCTGTTCGGTTCGCTGCTGCGGAAATTCCAACCTGAGATTTCGGTCATTCCCTGCAACACCGCATCGACGCTGGTGATTGACGCGCTGCGCCAGAAATTCCCCGGCCACCCCTTTGTCGGCACGGTGCCGGCAATCAAGCCGGCGGCCGAGCGCACGCGCTCGGGTCTGGTTTCGGTGCTGGCGACGCCAGGCACCGTGAAGCGTCAGTACACGCGCGACCTGATCAGCAAATGGGCGCAGAAATGCCACGTGCGGCTGGTCGGATCGGATCGGCTGGCGCCGCTGGCCGAAATCTATATGCGCCAGGGATTCGTCGACGAGGAGATTGTCCGCGAGGAGATCGCGCCGTGCTTCGTCGAAAAGGACGGCGCCCGCACCGACATCATCGTGCTAGGCTGCACGCACTATCCGTTCCTGGCCAATCGCATGCGCAAGACAGCGCCCTGGCCGGTTGACTGGATCGATCCGGCCGAGGCGATTGCGCGGCGCGCCATGTCGCTGCTGGCGCCCGTCGATGGGCCGTTGCCGGAAGGCGAGCCCGACATCGCCGTGTTCACATCCGGCAAGGTGGATTTCGCGACCAGCCGGCTGATGCAGGGGTTTGGCCTGAGGGTTGCCTGA
- the grxD gene encoding Grx4 family monothiol glutaredoxin — protein sequence MSGINDYIDNEVKGNDVVLFMKGTPGFPQCGFSGQVVQILDYIGADYKGVNVLDSAELRQGIKEYSNWPTIPQLYVKGEFVGGCDIIREMFQAGELQTFLVEKGVSVKGAA from the coding sequence ATGAGCGGTATCAATGACTACATCGACAACGAAGTGAAGGGCAACGACGTCGTGCTCTTCATGAAGGGCACGCCCGGTTTCCCGCAGTGCGGATTTTCCGGCCAGGTTGTCCAGATCCTCGACTATATCGGCGCCGACTACAAAGGCGTGAACGTGCTGGACTCGGCCGAACTGCGCCAGGGCATCAAGGAATATTCCAACTGGCCGACGATCCCGCAGCTCTACGTCAAGGGTGAATTCGTCGGCGGCTGCGACATCATCCGCGAGATGTTCCAGGCAGGCGAACTGCAGACGTTCCTCGTCGAGAAGGGCGTGAGCGTCAAAGGCGCCGCCTGA
- a CDS encoding class I SAM-dependent DNA methyltransferase, with amino-acid sequence MTSDTPIAKPAYAAFADRYDALAPTKPHNALYERPASLALVGDVAGLDILDAGCGSGICTEKLARAGGRIHAFDVTPEMTALARQRCAGLDVAIREGDMSKPLDWIADGSVDGVLCSLALDYVENLQPVFAEFHRVSRPGGWLVFSMGHPMRDWADVRTRGRKTYFETNRWGMYWSGFGEPNPYVESYRRPLGDILNGLAGTGWTLDRFVEPHPVPEMEAVDPRHFAELSLAPAFICVRARK; translated from the coding sequence ATGACCAGCGATACGCCGATCGCCAAGCCAGCCTATGCTGCGTTTGCCGATCGCTACGATGCGCTTGCTCCAACCAAGCCGCACAACGCTCTCTACGAACGCCCGGCGTCCCTGGCCCTTGTCGGCGATGTCGCCGGGCTCGACATCCTCGATGCCGGCTGCGGCTCCGGCATCTGCACGGAAAAACTGGCTCGTGCCGGCGGTCGTATCCATGCCTTCGACGTCACGCCGGAAATGACGGCATTGGCCCGCCAGCGATGCGCGGGGCTCGATGTGGCTATCCGGGAAGGCGACATGTCGAAGCCGCTGGACTGGATTGCCGATGGCAGTGTCGACGGCGTGCTTTGCTCGCTGGCACTCGACTATGTCGAGAACCTCCAGCCGGTCTTCGCTGAATTCCACCGCGTCTCCCGGCCTGGCGGCTGGCTGGTCTTCTCCATGGGGCACCCCATGCGTGACTGGGCGGATGTTCGCACCAGAGGCCGGAAGACCTATTTCGAAACCAATCGCTGGGGCATGTACTGGAGCGGCTTTGGTGAACCCAATCCCTATGTCGAATCCTATCGCAGGCCGCTTGGCGACATCCTCAACGGTCTTGCCGGCACTGGCTGGACACTCGACCGCTTCGTCGAGCCGCATCCCGTCCCTGAAATGGAAGCCGTCGACCCCCGGCATTTTGCCGAACTGAGCCTGGCACCCGCGTTCATTTGCGTACGCGCGCGCAAATAA